From the Gammaproteobacteria bacterium genome, one window contains:
- a CDS encoding heme ABC transporter permease — protein MSFFKFSSPASFYPLAGKMIPYFAILAVILTAAGLYLGFFVAPTDYKQGEGYRIMFIHVPAAWMSMFIYVVMAVWAGVGLVLNTRLSSLMAYALAPTGAMFTFLALWTGALWGKPMWGAWWVWDARLTSELILLFLYVGFMSLRAAIDDPRRAARASGLLAIVGVINVPIIYKSVEWWNTLHQGASITVSSGTTMEATMLTSMVIMVFAFWMYTIAVVLARVRCEILEAERNSEWVVAALKEGK, from the coding sequence ATGAGTTTTTTCAAGTTTTCGTCGCCGGCTTCGTTTTATCCCCTGGCCGGGAAAATGATTCCCTACTTCGCCATTCTGGCCGTGATTCTCACGGCTGCGGGGTTGTATCTGGGCTTTTTCGTGGCGCCCACCGATTACAAGCAGGGCGAGGGTTACCGCATCATGTTCATTCACGTGCCGGCGGCGTGGATGTCCATGTTTATCTACGTGGTCATGGCCGTGTGGGCCGGCGTCGGCCTGGTCCTGAACACCCGCTTGTCTTCCCTGATGGCCTATGCCCTGGCACCCACCGGCGCCATGTTCACCTTTCTCGCCTTGTGGACCGGGGCGCTGTGGGGCAAGCCCATGTGGGGTGCCTGGTGGGTATGGGATGCGCGGCTGACCTCCGAACTGATCTTATTGTTTTTGTATGTCGGTTTCATGTCTTTGCGGGCGGCCATTGACGATCCCCGCCGCGCGGCCCGGGCCAGCGGTCTGCTGGCCATCGTGGGGGTGATCAATGTGCCCATCATCTACAAGTCGGTGGAATGGTGGAACACGCTGCACCAAGGCGCGTCCATTACCGTGTCCAGCGGCACCACCATGGAGGCCACCATGCTGACCAGCATGGTGATCATGGTGTTCGCTTTCTGGATGTATACCATTGCCGTGGTTCTGGCCCGGGTACGCTGCGAGATTCTCGAAGCCGAGCGCAACAGCGAGTGGGTGGTGGCGGCCTTAAAGGAGGGTAAATGA
- the ccmD gene encoding heme exporter protein CcmD, whose translation MNWGSWGEFFAMGGHGFYVWGAYGVTALFMIGEVVLLALRRRTLTRRLGRMIRMCGEVEHETQT comes from the coding sequence ATGAACTGGGGCAGTTGGGGTGAGTTTTTCGCCATGGGCGGCCACGGGTTTTACGTATGGGGTGCTTATGGTGTGACGGCCTTGTTCATGATCGGCGAGGTGGTGTTGCTCGCGCTGCGCAGGCGAACTCTCACCCGGCGCCTGGGTCGTATGATACGCATGTGCGGAGAGGTGGAACATGAAACCCAGACATAA
- the ccmE gene encoding cytochrome c maturation protein CcmE, producing the protein MKPRHKRLVFVVVGLAGLGVGAALVLQAFKSNLVFFFSPSQLVAGEAPADRNFRLGGLVLENSVQRQEDGITVGFVVTDRAQNIKVTYTGILPDLFKEGEGVVAMGRMGPDGVFHAEEVLAKHDETYMPPEVAEALEEARKNKGALPLSVNQVGGE; encoded by the coding sequence ATGAAACCCAGACATAAACGCCTGGTCTTTGTGGTGGTGGGCCTGGCGGGCCTTGGAGTAGGCGCCGCCCTGGTGCTGCAGGCTTTCAAGAGCAATCTTGTTTTTTTCTTCAGCCCGTCGCAACTGGTGGCGGGCGAAGCGCCCGCGGATCGGAACTTCCGCTTAGGGGGGCTGGTGCTGGAAAACAGTGTCCAGCGCCAGGAAGACGGCATCACCGTGGGTTTTGTCGTCACCGATCGGGCGCAAAACATCAAAGTGACTTATACCGGCATTCTTCCCGATTTGTTCAAGGAGGGTGAGGGCGTGGTGGCCATGGGCCGCATGGGACCTGACGGCGTGTTCCATGCCGAGGAGGTGCTGGCCAAACACGACGAAACCTATATGCCGCCGGAGGTGGCAGAGGCCCTGGAAGAGGCCCGGAAAAACAAGGGGGCCCTGCCCCTGTCCGTGAACCAGGTGGGGGGCGAGTAG